The proteins below are encoded in one region of Parvicella tangerina:
- a CDS encoding anthranilate synthase component I family protein has protein sequence MTIKLQTSIHQSLSDLHTPVELYLKIRDRYPGAILLESSDYKSKENSFSYIAFNPIARFTASLYQAEIELPQGKSEKINLSEESVSSALAKFRKYFEVEENGCDFKTAGLFGYIQYDAIPLFQPITFKQKDQNIPLVHYQFFQNIIVFNHFNNELFVIEHLHESATSITTDVFSLLQQRTLSTFPFEQVDTEKSNHDDQEFLDKIQQAQEHCHRGDVFQLVLSRKFSQAYKGDDFNVYRALRSINPSPYLFYFDYGSYHIFGSSPEAQVIVQNEQAEIHPIAGTFKRTGEADKDLLLAKELAADPKENAEHNMLVDLARNDLSRFSNKVEVTQLKGIEFYSHVIHLVSKVTAKLDQEHNSIEILGTTYPAGTLSGAPKHKAMELIDKYEPDSRGFYGGAVGFIGMDGTVNHAIFIRSFLSQNNRLHYQAGCGVVTQSNPESELQEVNDKLNALRNAILLAQTL, from the coding sequence ATGACTATTAAATTACAAACATCCATACATCAATCGCTAAGCGATCTGCATACTCCAGTTGAACTCTACCTTAAGATCAGGGATCGCTACCCAGGCGCAATCCTGTTAGAAAGCTCAGACTATAAAAGCAAAGAGAACAGCTTCTCGTATATTGCGTTTAATCCAATTGCGCGGTTCACTGCAAGTTTGTATCAGGCAGAGATTGAGCTTCCTCAGGGGAAGTCTGAAAAAATCAACCTTTCTGAAGAATCGGTATCATCTGCGCTAGCTAAGTTCAGAAAGTATTTTGAAGTAGAAGAAAATGGGTGTGATTTTAAAACAGCCGGATTGTTCGGTTACATTCAATATGATGCAATCCCCCTGTTTCAACCGATAACCTTTAAACAAAAAGACCAAAATATTCCTTTGGTTCATTATCAGTTCTTTCAGAATATCATCGTTTTTAATCACTTCAATAACGAACTTTTTGTTATCGAACACCTCCATGAATCAGCTACCTCTATCACAACGGATGTATTCAGTTTGTTGCAACAAAGAACCCTATCCACCTTTCCATTTGAGCAGGTGGATACAGAAAAAAGTAATCATGATGATCAAGAGTTTCTGGATAAAATTCAACAAGCGCAAGAACATTGTCATCGTGGAGATGTTTTTCAATTGGTACTTTCCAGAAAGTTCTCACAAGCCTACAAAGGTGATGACTTTAATGTATACCGAGCATTGAGATCCATCAACCCTAGTCCGTATCTCTTTTATTTTGACTACGGCTCCTATCACATCTTTGGTTCTAGTCCGGAAGCGCAGGTAATCGTTCAAAATGAACAAGCTGAGATTCATCCTATTGCTGGAACGTTTAAGAGAACTGGCGAGGCAGATAAAGATCTCCTCCTGGCAAAGGAGTTAGCGGCTGACCCTAAAGAGAATGCCGAGCACAACATGTTGGTAGATCTTGCGAGAAATGATTTAAGCAGATTCAGTAATAAGGTAGAAGTCACCCAACTTAAAGGTATAGAATTTTACTCTCACGTTATTCACTTAGTCTCCAAAGTGACCGCAAAGTTGGATCAAGAACACAATAGCATTGAAATTCTTGGAACAACCTACCCTGCTGGAACATTATCTGGCGCACCCAAGCATAAAGCCATGGAGTTAATTGACAAGTATGAACCTGATTCCAGAGGTTTCTATGGAGGTGCTGTTGGATTTATTGGAATGGATGGAACAGTAAACCACGCAATCTTTATCCGATCCTTCCTAAGCCAAAATAATCGACTGCACTATCAGGCGGGGTGTGGTGTGGTAACTCAATCTAATCCTGAAAGCGAATTACAAGAAGTCAACGACAAACTGAATGCATTACGCAATGCCATTTTATTAGCGCAAACATTATGA
- a CDS encoding anthranilate synthase component II codes for MKILVIDNYDSFVYNIVHILRNEASVEVDVIYNDQINIPAINHYDKILLSPGPGIPKEAGQLMEVIERFASEKPILGVCLGHQAIAEYFGGNLTNLKQPLHGVQSTLSITKEDYLFKDIPPSFQIGHYHSWVVNPNDLNELEVTATDSDNNIMAIRHPHFDIRGVQFHPESILTEYGKKLLQNWVNN; via the coding sequence ATGAAAATTTTAGTGATCGATAATTATGACTCTTTTGTGTACAATATCGTACACATTTTAAGAAACGAAGCTAGCGTAGAGGTTGATGTGATTTACAATGATCAGATTAACATTCCTGCAATTAACCATTATGACAAGATCCTACTTTCTCCTGGTCCGGGAATACCTAAAGAAGCTGGACAACTCATGGAAGTAATCGAACGGTTTGCTTCTGAGAAACCGATACTGGGCGTCTGTTTAGGGCATCAGGCAATTGCAGAATACTTCGGTGGAAACCTGACGAATCTCAAACAACCGCTGCATGGAGTTCAATCAACATTGAGTATAACAAAAGAGGATTATCTGTTTAAGGATATACCTCCTTCTTTTCAAATTGGTCATTATCACTCATGGGTAGTCAACCCAAATGATTTAAACGAACTAGAAGTTACCGCTACGGATTCCGACAACAACATCATGGCGATCCGACATCCTCATTTCGACATAAGAGGAGTTCAATTTCACCCTGAGTCGATACTAACTGAATATGGTAAGAAACTGCTTCAAAACTGGGTAAACAATTAA
- the trpD gene encoding anthranilate phosphoribosyltransferase, with protein MKQILEKLYRHETFTSDESRKILIDIASGVYNNYQVASFLTTFIMRNITLDELKGFRTALLELAIPINLGEYDPIDLCGTGGDGKNTFNISTLSSFVVAGAGISVAKHGNYGVSSISGSSNVLEALGVQFETTQDGLKRQMDTANISFLHAPLFHPALKHVAQVRKELGVKTFFNMLGPLVNPARPKKQLTGVFNLELARLYQYLLEEEGVQFSIVHALDGYDEISLTGDAKVLTNRQQLVLSPKDFGFAVQSPESIYGGDTIKEAAQLFLNILEGKGTKEQNNVVLANSALAIQIAKPEKDLLTAVEIAKDSLFNQKALDKLNLLKQTK; from the coding sequence ATGAAACAAATACTAGAAAAATTATACCGACACGAGACTTTCACTAGTGATGAGTCCAGAAAAATTCTGATCGATATAGCGTCAGGAGTTTATAACAATTATCAGGTGGCTTCCTTTCTCACTACCTTCATCATGCGCAACATTACGTTGGATGAGCTGAAAGGGTTTAGAACTGCATTGCTAGAATTGGCCATTCCTATCAACCTAGGTGAATACGACCCAATTGATCTGTGCGGAACCGGAGGGGATGGAAAGAACACGTTCAACATATCCACCTTATCTTCTTTTGTAGTGGCAGGAGCAGGAATTTCTGTGGCCAAACACGGTAACTACGGAGTTTCTTCTATTTCTGGTTCTTCAAATGTGTTAGAAGCACTGGGAGTTCAGTTTGAAACAACTCAAGATGGTCTTAAAAGACAAATGGACACAGCAAACATTAGCTTTCTGCATGCTCCTTTGTTTCATCCCGCACTTAAACATGTCGCTCAGGTTCGAAAAGAATTAGGAGTAAAAACATTCTTTAACATGCTTGGACCTCTGGTGAATCCTGCTCGACCTAAAAAACAACTAACGGGTGTCTTCAACCTTGAATTAGCGAGGCTGTATCAATATTTACTCGAAGAAGAAGGTGTTCAATTTTCTATAGTCCATGCTTTAGATGGTTATGATGAGATTTCATTAACGGGTGATGCAAAAGTATTAACCAATAGACAACAGTTAGTTCTTTCTCCTAAAGACTTCGGGTTTGCGGTGCAATCACCTGAATCTATATATGGTGGTGATACTATAAAAGAGGCAGCGCAATTGTTTCTGAACATTCTTGAAGGAAAAGGAACGAAGGAACAGAACAATGTCGTTCTAGCGAATTCAGCATTGGCCATACAGATCGCGAAACCAGAAAAAGATCTACTGACTGCCGTTGAGATCGCTAAAGATTCTCTTTTTAATCAAAAAGCACTGGACAAACTAAATCTACTAAAACAAACAAAATGA
- the trpC gene encoding indole-3-glycerol phosphate synthase TrpC — protein sequence MNILDKIAQHKRKEVAERKSLYPIQLLEKSIYFDSPTVKMTDYLTRKNASGIIAEFKRQSPSKGAINPYANPEEVPLQYMQAGASALSVLTDNHFFGAKNHDLETARKFNYCPILRKDFMLDEYQIVEAKAMGADCILLIAKMISPAEVKHLADFAKSLDLQVLLEIHNENEIKANEDASVDLIGINNRNLDTFEVSIEHSIRLAELLPKELIKIAESGINDPNTVNLLKKEGFDGFLIGEYFMKNSNPGEKCQQFIKALNHVN from the coding sequence ATGAACATACTCGACAAAATAGCTCAACACAAAAGGAAAGAGGTAGCAGAACGTAAATCCCTCTACCCTATTCAATTACTGGAAAAGTCAATCTATTTTGATAGTCCAACCGTTAAAATGACGGATTACCTAACCCGTAAGAATGCGAGTGGAATCATTGCAGAGTTTAAACGACAATCTCCTTCAAAAGGAGCAATCAATCCTTATGCAAACCCAGAAGAGGTGCCACTACAATACATGCAGGCTGGAGCATCTGCTTTATCGGTGTTGACCGATAATCATTTTTTTGGAGCGAAGAATCATGACCTAGAAACAGCCAGAAAATTCAATTACTGCCCAATTCTTAGAAAAGACTTTATGCTCGATGAATATCAAATCGTAGAGGCTAAAGCCATGGGTGCAGATTGTATTCTGCTGATTGCAAAAATGATCTCACCAGCAGAAGTGAAGCACCTTGCTGATTTTGCTAAAAGTCTAGATCTGCAGGTTTTGTTAGAGATTCACAACGAAAATGAGATCAAGGCAAACGAAGATGCCTCCGTTGACCTCATCGGTATCAACAACCGAAACTTAGACACATTTGAAGTCAGTATTGAGCATAGTATCCGACTTGCTGAACTACTACCAAAAGAATTGATCAAGATTGCTGAAAGTGGCATCAATGACCCTAACACCGTCAATTTACTGAAGAAAGAAGGGTTTGATGGTTTCCTGATTGGAGAATATTTCATGAAAAATAGTAACCCAGGGGAGAAATGTCAGCAATTCATTAAAGCGCTAAATCATGTTAATTAA
- a CDS encoding phosphoribosylanthranilate isomerase, with protein MLIKICGNTTRENLSQIESLNPDLIGLIFYPKSKRFVKDQLVNHDFRVPAVGVFVNESLTNMQKTAANYKLKHLQLHGDETPETCRVLLSAGYTVYKAFGIENLLDVEKTAAFNGTCSFYLFDTKTPDRGGSGRTFDWQILHAYKGETPFFLSGGIGLENIREALKLDHPQFKGIDLNSKLEIKPGIKDIKQTERIIQIIKNHERN; from the coding sequence ATGTTAATTAAAATCTGTGGAAATACTACCCGTGAGAACCTTTCTCAAATCGAAAGCCTAAACCCTGATCTTATTGGTTTGATTTTTTATCCCAAATCTAAGCGGTTTGTGAAGGATCAACTTGTGAATCATGACTTTCGAGTTCCTGCGGTGGGCGTATTTGTCAATGAGTCACTCACTAACATGCAAAAAACTGCAGCGAACTATAAGCTCAAGCACCTTCAATTACATGGAGATGAAACTCCAGAAACTTGTAGAGTTCTTCTGTCAGCAGGGTACACGGTTTACAAGGCATTTGGAATTGAAAACCTACTCGATGTGGAAAAGACAGCTGCTTTTAATGGAACATGCAGTTTTTACCTCTTCGATACTAAAACACCAGATCGCGGTGGGTCTGGAAGAACTTTCGATTGGCAGATCTTACACGCCTATAAAGGAGAAACACCATTTTTTCTCAGTGGAGGAATTGGCCTTGAAAATATCAGGGAAGCATTGAAGCTGGATCATCCCCAATTCAAAGGCATAGATCTGAACAGTAAGTTAGAAATAAAACCTGGAATTAAAGACATTAAGCAAACAGAACGAATTATTCAAATTATTAAAAACCATGAGCGGAATTAA
- the trpB gene encoding tryptophan synthase subunit beta, with protein sequence MSGIKPNKAGYYGEFGGAFVPEMLYPNIKELQDNYQSIIDSSEFKNEFTRLLRDYVGRPTPLYYSTYLSKKHRAKIYLKREDLNHTGAHKINNALGQILLAKRLNKKRIIAETGAGQHGVATATACALMGLECHIFMGAIDIERQRPNVERMEFLGAKVIPATSGSQTLKDATNEAIRAWINNPTETHYIIGSVVGPHPYPDMVTQFQSVISEEIQKQLQNLEGRNEPDYVIACIGGGSNAIGAFYHFIDNPATNLIAVEAGGLGVDSGKTAATIALGKKGILHGSKSYLMQTEDGQIVEPHSISAGLDYPGIGPVHAYLSDTGKAKVVAATDQEALDAAKELTQKEGILPALESAHALAQLNKMNFQPNDVVIVNLSGRGDKDMITYKKAFNL encoded by the coding sequence ATGAGCGGAATTAAACCTAATAAAGCGGGATATTACGGAGAATTTGGTGGAGCATTTGTACCAGAGATGCTTTACCCGAACATCAAAGAACTGCAAGATAATTACCAGTCCATCATTGATTCATCTGAATTTAAAAACGAATTTACCAGACTACTGAGAGATTATGTGGGAAGACCTACACCTCTCTACTATTCGACCTATTTAAGCAAGAAACATAGAGCAAAAATCTATTTAAAAAGAGAAGATCTCAATCATACTGGAGCGCACAAGATCAACAATGCGCTTGGTCAAATTTTACTCGCTAAAAGACTTAACAAAAAGCGAATTATAGCCGAAACAGGTGCTGGTCAGCATGGTGTAGCCACTGCAACAGCTTGTGCATTGATGGGATTAGAATGCCATATTTTTATGGGTGCTATTGATATAGAAAGACAACGACCTAATGTGGAACGAATGGAATTTCTGGGAGCAAAAGTCATTCCTGCAACTAGCGGAAGTCAAACCTTAAAAGATGCCACAAATGAAGCTATTAGAGCGTGGATCAATAATCCAACAGAGACCCACTACATTATTGGGTCTGTAGTTGGTCCACACCCCTACCCTGATATGGTCACGCAATTTCAATCTGTAATTAGCGAAGAGATCCAAAAGCAATTGCAGAATCTCGAAGGGCGTAACGAACCCGATTATGTGATTGCGTGCATTGGAGGAGGTAGCAATGCCATCGGTGCGTTTTATCATTTTATCGACAATCCTGCTACGAATCTGATTGCTGTAGAAGCGGGAGGTCTGGGTGTTGATTCTGGGAAAACAGCTGCGACCATCGCTCTGGGTAAAAAAGGCATCCTACATGGCAGCAAATCTTATCTGATGCAAACGGAAGACGGGCAAATTGTAGAACCCCACTCCATCTCAGCAGGATTGGATTATCCAGGTATTGGCCCCGTGCACGCCTATTTAAGTGATACGGGTAAAGCAAAAGTTGTTGCTGCAACAGATCAGGAAGCTTTAGACGCAGCAAAAGAACTGACCCAAAAAGAAGGCATCTTACCCGCCTTAGAGTCTGCTCATGCTCTGGCTCAACTCAATAAAATGAACTTTCAACCTAATGATGTCGTTATAGTTAACCTTTCTGGAAGAGGTGATAAGGACATGATTACTTATAAAAAAGCATTTAACCTATGA
- the trpA gene encoding tryptophan synthase subunit alpha translates to MNRIDQLIQNKKDILSIYFTAGYPKLNDTLEILQNLELAGVDLVEIGIPFSDPLADGPTIQASNQQALKNGMTLSLLFEQLSELRKTVRIPVILMGYLNSILQFGEQHFVKQCSKIGVDGLILPDLTMDYYAEYLQPAFEANNLKHIMLVTPSSSDERIRSIDQYSSGFIYAVSTHSITGTKLQEMNAAYFRRLKDLKLKNKHLIGFGIHDQQSFERACKNGNGGIIGSAFIKHLKAHGPSQQRIHQFVKTIQP, encoded by the coding sequence ATGAACCGAATAGATCAACTCATCCAAAACAAAAAAGACATCCTGTCCATCTATTTTACAGCGGGATATCCCAAACTGAATGACACCTTAGAAATTCTGCAAAACCTTGAACTAGCAGGCGTTGACCTTGTGGAGATCGGCATTCCCTTTTCAGACCCCCTAGCTGATGGTCCCACGATACAAGCGAGTAATCAACAAGCCTTAAAAAACGGCATGACATTATCGCTACTATTTGAGCAGTTGTCTGAGCTGCGTAAAACTGTTCGTATCCCCGTGATTTTAATGGGCTATTTAAACTCCATTCTACAATTCGGAGAGCAGCATTTCGTGAAGCAGTGTTCGAAGATTGGCGTGGACGGTTTGATTCTCCCAGACCTTACCATGGATTATTATGCTGAATATTTACAACCCGCTTTTGAAGCGAACAACTTAAAGCATATCATGTTAGTTACCCCAAGCAGCTCTGATGAACGGATAAGGTCCATTGATCAGTATTCGAGCGGGTTTATTTATGCGGTATCTACCCATTCCATTACCGGAACAAAACTACAGGAAATGAACGCTGCTTATTTTCGAAGACTAAAGGATCTTAAGCTAAAGAATAAGCACCTCATCGGCTTTGGCATTCACGACCAACAAAGCTTTGAAAGAGCCTGTAAAAATGGTAATGGAGGCATAATCGGTTCTGCCTTTATCAAACACCTAAAGGCTCATGGACCTTCACAACAGCGTATTCACCAATTTGTAAAAACCATTCAACCATGA
- a CDS encoding bifunctional 3-deoxy-7-phosphoheptulonate synthase/chorismate mutase — protein sequence MIIQLNQHLQANQLEKIQETLTHLKIKSVDVQTQSGYYLVGIPKEDFDLRRIGQLDGVKDVHRITDAYKLVSRQWKTAGTVIDLGDGVTISERDFTVMAGPCSIESEEQIERIVAELVKQNVKIMRGGVYKPRSSPYSFRGLGIDGLKLFYQHCKANGIKIITEVMQVSQIEEMLPYVDIFQVGARNTQNFNLLDALGEVDKPVMIKRGISGSIDELLQSAEYVFSAGNEKLLLCERGIRTFENAYRNTFDINAIPILKEKSHLPVIADPSHGIGIRKHVDKITLAALAAGADGAIIEMHYSPEKAFSDGQQNLNFAEFEKLMNRLSVLKQAIRE from the coding sequence ATGATTATTCAATTAAATCAACACCTACAAGCCAATCAACTCGAGAAAATTCAAGAGACCCTAACACACTTAAAAATCAAATCGGTTGATGTTCAAACTCAATCTGGCTATTATCTGGTTGGGATTCCAAAAGAAGACTTTGACCTAAGACGGATTGGGCAACTTGATGGGGTTAAAGATGTGCACCGTATTACTGACGCCTATAAATTGGTCAGTCGACAATGGAAAACTGCAGGAACGGTTATTGATCTTGGTGATGGCGTTACTATTTCTGAAAGGGATTTTACGGTCATGGCGGGGCCGTGTTCTATTGAAAGTGAGGAGCAGATTGAACGAATTGTAGCAGAACTGGTGAAACAAAACGTCAAGATTATGCGCGGTGGGGTGTACAAACCGAGAAGTAGTCCTTATTCCTTTAGGGGATTAGGTATTGATGGACTCAAACTGTTCTATCAGCATTGTAAGGCAAACGGAATAAAAATCATTACGGAGGTTATGCAAGTCTCTCAAATTGAAGAGATGCTGCCCTATGTAGACATCTTTCAAGTGGGAGCAAGAAACACGCAAAACTTTAACCTACTCGATGCTCTAGGAGAAGTGGATAAACCTGTGATGATCAAGCGTGGTATATCAGGGAGCATTGATGAATTACTCCAAAGTGCAGAATATGTCTTCTCCGCAGGAAATGAAAAGCTGCTCCTCTGCGAAAGGGGCATTCGGACTTTTGAAAACGCTTATCGCAATACCTTTGATATCAACGCAATTCCCATTTTAAAAGAAAAGAGTCATTTACCTGTCATTGCAGATCCTTCACATGGCATCGGTATCCGAAAACACGTGGATAAGATCACGTTGGCAGCATTAGCTGCAGGAGCTGATGGTGCGATCATTGAAATGCACTACTCACCTGAAAAAGCTTTCAGCGATGGACAGCAGAATTTAAATTTTGCTGAGTTCGAGAAATTGATGAACCGGCTAAGTGTCCTAAAACAAGCCATTAGGGAGTAG
- a CDS encoding VOC family protein: MSIVTFLTFVGDQCGKAEEAINFYTSTFPNSEIISITKYAKGEAGGTPELIKHGVFSLNGTNYMVSESNYNHAWSFTPAVSLLIMDNSNEFIQTVFEKLSENGGQIMVPLDNYEGEGDYGFGKKFGWCEDKYGISWQFILSE, translated from the coding sequence ATGAGTATAGTAACATTCCTAACATTTGTGGGTGATCAATGTGGAAAAGCGGAAGAAGCCATAAACTTTTATACCTCCACATTTCCAAATTCTGAAATTATAAGTATAACAAAATACGCTAAAGGAGAGGCTGGTGGCACACCAGAGCTTATTAAGCATGGCGTATTCTCTCTCAATGGAACCAATTACATGGTTTCTGAAAGCAATTATAACCATGCCTGGTCATTTACTCCTGCTGTATCACTTTTGATAATGGATAATTCAAATGAGTTTATACAAACAGTTTTCGAAAAGCTTTCGGAAAACGGTGGTCAGATAATGGTCCCTCTTGACAATTACGAAGGTGAAGGAGACTATGGATTTGGCAAGAAATTCGGTTGGTGTGAAGACAAGTATGGAATTTCTTGGCAGTTTATCCTTTCTGAATAA
- a CDS encoding sodium:solute symporter family protein, whose product MSLHWIDLTIFIVYLAAMLGVGFYFMKRNQSDDDYYVGGRGMSAGHIGFSVVATDVGGGFSIGLGGLGFLMGLSGTWMLFTGLIGAWLSAVILIPKVYPIARKHNFLSFPDALKHHYNLKVAKIAGLISLIGYIGFTSSQILAGAKLASATFPAVSITDAVIIMGVIAVIYTVLGGIKAVIYTDTVQWILLLSGLIFIGIPLGYSAIGGWENIQTNLPSSYTSLTNLSASDIINWFITIVPIWFVGMTLYQRIYACKDEKTAKKAWKVAGFFEWPFMAFMGVLLGLFAKVAFEQGMFTQLGYAPGSEMDPELGLPLFLREILPIGLMGLMLSAYFSAIMSTADSCLMAASGNLTNDILENKKERDSKKQIRFSQWITLAIGVLAILLATMMNEVLELMLYSYAFMVSGLLVPVLGMLFLKKPSAKAALVAMIGGGLTTLSLLIMEIKLPWDLDANIVGISVSLISFLMVQRIDNSHSLKR is encoded by the coding sequence ATGAGTTTACACTGGATTGACCTGACCATATTTATTGTCTATTTGGCAGCGATGTTAGGCGTTGGTTTCTATTTTATGAAACGAAACCAATCTGATGATGACTACTATGTAGGTGGACGAGGTATGTCTGCTGGTCATATTGGTTTTTCAGTTGTCGCCACAGATGTGGGAGGCGGTTTTTCCATCGGTTTGGGAGGGCTCGGATTTCTCATGGGACTATCTGGAACCTGGATGCTTTTTACGGGCTTGATCGGAGCATGGCTCTCTGCCGTCATCTTAATCCCCAAGGTCTATCCGATAGCCAGAAAGCATAATTTCCTAAGTTTCCCAGATGCATTAAAACACCATTATAACCTGAAAGTTGCAAAAATTGCAGGACTCATATCCCTGATCGGTTACATCGGATTTACCAGTTCACAAATCCTTGCTGGTGCAAAACTGGCTTCAGCTACTTTTCCAGCAGTGAGCATCACGGATGCTGTGATCATTATGGGCGTGATTGCTGTGATCTACACGGTTCTTGGAGGAATAAAAGCAGTGATTTACACAGATACTGTACAATGGATACTGTTGCTCAGTGGACTAATCTTTATCGGTATTCCACTCGGTTATTCGGCCATAGGAGGCTGGGAAAATATTCAGACAAACCTTCCTTCGAGCTATACCTCCCTGACTAATCTATCCGCGAGTGACATCATCAACTGGTTCATCACTATTGTTCCTATTTGGTTTGTGGGAATGACGCTCTACCAACGGATCTATGCTTGTAAGGATGAGAAAACGGCAAAGAAAGCCTGGAAGGTTGCAGGATTCTTTGAGTGGCCATTCATGGCTTTTATGGGGGTTTTACTCGGATTATTCGCTAAAGTGGCTTTTGAACAAGGTATGTTTACTCAACTAGGATACGCTCCAGGTTCTGAAATGGATCCAGAACTTGGTCTTCCGTTGTTCCTGAGGGAAATACTCCCCATTGGTTTGATGGGGTTGATGCTATCGGCTTACTTCAGTGCGATCATGTCTACAGCAGATAGCTGTTTAATGGCGGCATCTGGAAATCTTACGAACGACATTCTGGAAAACAAAAAAGAAAGAGATAGTAAAAAGCAAATCCGATTCTCTCAATGGATCACTTTGGCCATTGGCGTACTAGCGATATTACTAGCAACGATGATGAATGAAGTGCTGGAACTCATGCTCTATTCCTATGCATTCATGGTCTCCGGACTACTCGTGCCAGTATTGGGAATGCTATTTTTGAAAAAACCGTCTGCAAAAGCTGCTCTTGTGGCGATGATCGGTGGTGGGTTGACTACGCTCTCCTTACTCATCATGGAAATCAAACTCCCCTGGGATCTTGATGCCAATATTGTCGGCATCTCAGTTTCTTTAATTAGTTTCCTGATGGTACAAAGAATAGATAATAGCCATTCATTAAAACGATAA
- a CDS encoding GyrI-like domain-containing protein, protein MQLQPNIKTLAPKKLIGKKVKMSLVDFKVTELWKSFLPKKTEIKNNLSTDLISLSVYAPEHFKNFSPTNQFDKWAAVEVEDFSSVPDGLETLDLPGGLYAVFHYKGLNTDNRIFRYIYSEWIPQSSFELDDRPHFEILGEKYKNNDPNSEEEIWIPIKEK, encoded by the coding sequence ATGCAACTACAACCTAATATTAAAACCCTGGCTCCCAAAAAACTTATTGGTAAAAAAGTCAAAATGAGCTTGGTAGACTTCAAAGTCACTGAACTCTGGAAAAGCTTCCTTCCCAAAAAGACGGAAATTAAAAACAACCTATCAACCGACCTGATCTCGTTGTCTGTTTATGCTCCTGAGCATTTTAAGAACTTTAGTCCTACTAATCAATTTGACAAATGGGCAGCTGTTGAAGTTGAGGACTTCTCTAGTGTTCCAGATGGTTTAGAAACCCTGGATTTACCTGGTGGATTGTATGCAGTTTTTCATTACAAAGGATTGAATACCGACAATCGAATTTTTAGATATATCTATAGCGAATGGATTCCACAATCGTCTTTTGAATTGGATGATCGTCCACATTTTGAAATTCTCGGTGAAAAGTATAAAAATAACGATCCTAACTCCGAAGAAGAAATCTGGATTCCTATTAAAGAGAAATAA